A stretch of Thermodesulforhabdus norvegica DNA encodes these proteins:
- the hpt gene encoding hypoxanthine phosphoribosyltransferase → MVDYTLKEIISAKDIQNRVKELARDIEEDYRNREVSEVIFVGILKGAFIFLADLLRNLNLPAKVDFMRISTYGLNTVSSEEIKITKDIELDIRDKHVLLVEDIVDTGYSLKWVVDYLLTKKPASLKVCVFIDKKERRRCAVEVDYVGFTVEQGFLVGYGLDYSEKYRHLPGIYEVCFSGVRT, encoded by the coding sequence ATGGTGGATTACACTCTGAAGGAGATAATTTCTGCAAAGGATATTCAAAATCGAGTCAAAGAGCTTGCTCGGGATATAGAAGAGGATTACAGGAACAGAGAGGTCTCGGAAGTAATCTTCGTGGGAATTCTTAAAGGAGCTTTCATTTTTCTGGCGGATCTTCTGAGAAATTTGAACCTTCCCGCAAAAGTTGATTTTATGAGAATTTCCACCTACGGATTGAACACGGTAAGTAGTGAAGAGATTAAGATAACGAAGGATATCGAACTGGACATCAGAGACAAGCACGTCCTTCTGGTGGAAGACATCGTTGATACGGGATACAGCCTTAAGTGGGTTGTGGATTATTTGCTTACCAAAAAGCCTGCCTCGTTGAAAGTTTGTGTGTTTATTGATAAAAAAGAACGACGTCGGTGCGCCGTTGAAGTCGATTATGTCGGTTTTACCGTTGAACAGGGGTTCCTGGTCGGTTATGGCCTTGACTATTCCGAAAAGTACAGGCATCTGCCCGGAATTTATGAGGTATGCTTTTCCGGTGTCAGGACTTAA
- a CDS encoding RNA polymerase sigma factor RpoD/SigA, whose protein sequence is MKVINKKCDEDEFMAPRFRGMTEDDEEEFYELDDLEAPEEIGLIPPEEEYDASEEEKVEDSDEAEAVAEEESFFDSDHITTYLREVSEYVLLTPEREIELAAIIREGQNALMKIIEEEGKSDPYFRQVYTKIQRLHAKEKTFPGMRDKILKVIRRSVVQALEKNPENEHYREIYRRVQEILTRIDEAKNEMVKGNLRLVLSIAKRYRGRGMSFDDLIQEGNLGLLKAVGRFDHTKGNRFSTYATWWVRQSIIRGIYDKTRTIRLPVHFIEMRNLYQKVYSELYRELGREPTPEEVAERANIPVERIETIMALTGQPVSLETPVGDDEQRLGDFIEDTRVESPAENIRDKELYEVLRRVLATLQPREERILRLRFGINGNPEETLEKIGKSFNVSKERIRQIEKKALQKLQHPKRRALLEPFLD, encoded by the coding sequence ATGAAAGTAATCAACAAAAAATGCGACGAAGATGAATTTATGGCACCGCGCTTTCGTGGCATGACCGAGGATGACGAGGAGGAGTTTTACGAGCTGGATGATCTGGAAGCACCCGAGGAAATAGGTCTTATTCCGCCGGAAGAGGAATACGACGCGTCAGAGGAGGAAAAAGTGGAAGACTCTGATGAAGCTGAAGCGGTTGCAGAGGAGGAATCTTTTTTTGATTCCGATCACATTACTACTTACCTGCGGGAAGTTTCCGAGTACGTACTTCTTACTCCCGAAAGAGAAATTGAGCTTGCGGCGATAATCCGAGAGGGCCAGAACGCCCTTATGAAAATCATCGAGGAAGAAGGTAAGTCGGATCCTTACTTCAGACAGGTTTACACCAAGATTCAGAGGCTTCATGCAAAAGAAAAGACCTTCCCTGGAATGCGCGATAAAATCCTGAAGGTAATCCGCCGTTCCGTCGTTCAGGCTCTCGAAAAAAATCCGGAAAACGAGCATTATCGGGAGATTTACCGGCGCGTTCAGGAAATACTGACCCGGATAGACGAAGCAAAAAACGAAATGGTCAAGGGAAACCTCCGCCTCGTTTTGAGCATCGCCAAGAGATACCGGGGACGGGGGATGAGCTTCGACGATCTGATTCAGGAAGGCAATCTCGGGCTTCTCAAAGCGGTCGGTCGCTTTGACCACACCAAGGGAAATCGCTTCAGTACCTATGCTACCTGGTGGGTCCGACAAAGCATAATACGCGGGATTTACGACAAAACCAGAACCATTCGACTTCCGGTACATTTCATAGAGATGAGGAATCTCTATCAGAAGGTTTACAGTGAGCTGTACAGGGAACTGGGAAGAGAGCCCACGCCCGAGGAAGTTGCGGAAAGGGCAAACATACCGGTTGAGCGTATAGAAACCATTATGGCCCTGACGGGTCAGCCTGTTTCTCTTGAAACCCCCGTTGGAGACGACGAACAGCGTCTGGGAGATTTTATCGAAGACACCAGGGTGGAATCTCCCGCCGAAAACATACGGGATAAGGAGCTCTATGAGGTACTGAGGCGTGTGCTTGCCACGCTACAACCTCGTGAAGAAAGGATACTTCGCCTCAGATTCGGTATAAACGGAAATCCCGAGGAGACTCTTGAAAAGATCGGTAAGAGCTTCAACGTTTCAAAGGAAAGAATACGTCAGATTGAGAAGAAGGCTCTGCAGAAGCTTCAGCATCCCAAAAGGAGAGCACTTCTGGAGCCCTTTCTTGACTGA
- a CDS encoding DegQ family serine endoprotease produces MKCIKAPGLLGVVLTVVVVLHANLSLALWPSKSASELPSFADLVEKVKHSVVNISTTKVIKDHPLQPFLDPDSPFRDFFGDEFFKRFFGDLPKREFKTHSLGSGFIISSDGYILTNNHVIEKADEITIKLDSGREYEAKIVGRDPKTDLALIKVKPDKDFPDPAVLGDSDELRVGDWVIAVGNPFGLGHTVTAGIISAKGRVIGAGPYDDFLQTDAAINPGNSGGPLFNLKGEVVGINTAIVARGQGIGFAIPINMAKELLPQLKEGKIVRGWLGVMIQDLTPELAKSFGLKEPKGALVADVLEGGPADKAGIKRGDIIVEFDGKEIPDARTLSRIVAATAPNSHVDVTVLRDGKKKHVSVIVGTMPEEGATEFETGDEAVEKAQKWGLTVQNLTPEVAERFGWSRDETGVLVTGVEPGSPAWEARVSEGDLIKEVNRRKVHNIRDFKLAISKAKETESLLLLIKRGDHTLYLALPPLRKAD; encoded by the coding sequence ATGAAATGCATAAAAGCTCCCGGACTTTTAGGCGTGGTTCTGACCGTTGTGGTCGTCTTGCATGCAAACCTTTCTCTTGCTCTGTGGCCCTCTAAGTCAGCTTCAGAATTGCCGTCCTTTGCCGACCTCGTGGAAAAGGTTAAGCACAGCGTCGTAAACATATCCACCACAAAGGTTATAAAGGATCACCCCCTCCAGCCTTTCCTTGACCCCGATTCCCCCTTTCGCGACTTCTTCGGAGACGAATTTTTTAAACGCTTTTTTGGTGACCTGCCGAAACGCGAATTCAAGACTCATTCTCTCGGATCGGGGTTTATCATAAGCTCTGATGGATACATATTGACGAATAACCACGTAATAGAGAAGGCAGATGAAATAACCATCAAGCTGGACAGCGGCAGGGAATACGAAGCAAAGATCGTTGGAAGAGATCCCAAGACGGATCTGGCCCTCATCAAAGTCAAACCCGATAAGGATTTTCCCGATCCTGCCGTTCTGGGCGATTCCGACGAACTCCGGGTGGGCGACTGGGTGATAGCGGTGGGCAATCCCTTTGGGCTTGGTCATACGGTTACGGCGGGCATAATCAGCGCGAAAGGCCGCGTTATCGGAGCCGGACCCTACGATGATTTTCTGCAAACCGATGCCGCAATAAACCCGGGAAACAGCGGTGGGCCTCTTTTCAATCTGAAGGGTGAAGTCGTTGGGATCAATACCGCCATTGTGGCAAGAGGCCAGGGTATAGGATTTGCAATACCTATAAATATGGCCAAAGAACTATTGCCCCAGCTCAAGGAAGGGAAAATCGTGCGGGGCTGGCTGGGTGTCATGATACAGGATTTGACACCTGAGCTGGCAAAATCTTTTGGACTGAAAGAGCCTAAAGGTGCCTTGGTTGCGGATGTGCTGGAAGGAGGCCCCGCCGATAAGGCAGGCATAAAAAGAGGCGACATTATAGTGGAGTTTGACGGTAAAGAAATTCCTGATGCACGAACTCTTTCTAGGATTGTCGCTGCAACGGCTCCGAACTCCCATGTAGATGTTACCGTTCTTCGGGACGGTAAAAAGAAGCATGTAAGTGTTATCGTGGGAACTATGCCCGAAGAAGGCGCAACGGAGTTTGAGACCGGGGACGAAGCCGTTGAGAAGGCTCAAAAATGGGGACTAACCGTTCAAAATCTTACTCCGGAGGTAGCCGAGCGCTTCGGATGGAGCAGGGACGAGACCGGTGTGCTCGTGACCGGGGTTGAGCCGGGTTCTCCTGCCTGGGAGGCGAGGGTTTCCGAAGGTGATTTAATAAAGGAAGTCAACAGAAGAAAGGTGCACAACATAAGAGACTTCAAACTTGCCATAAGCAAAGCAAAAGAGACGGAAAGCCTGCTTCTTCTGATAAAGCGTGGAGATCACACTCTTTATCTGGCCTTGCCACCTCTGAGAAAGGCCGATTGA
- a CDS encoding L-lactate dehydrogenase: MSRRVIVIGSGAVGSTYAFALLQSGLVEEIVLLDQNRDLAAGQAMDLSHGLPFVLAARVYAGGEEDLKDADMVVITAGAKQRPGQSRLDLLKVNAAIMKSIADSLEKQCGSEIPVMVVTNPVDVMTYALYRYTGWSRRLIFGSGTVLDSARFRYMLSRHCGVDSRSVHAYVIGEHGDSEVPAWSLTHIAGIPFDTYCGQCNRCNEDREKVKKTVEEEVRNSAYHIIDYKGATWFAVALAMTRITSAVLRNERSVLTVSTVLKGEYGLNDLCLSVPCIVGRNGIEQIIEADLKDPEKEALSLSAGVIHSAVKELSLG; encoded by the coding sequence ATGAGTCGTCGTGTTATCGTCATAGGTTCCGGGGCCGTCGGCAGCACCTATGCTTTTGCACTTTTGCAAAGCGGGCTCGTTGAAGAAATAGTTCTTCTCGATCAGAACCGGGATCTGGCCGCGGGTCAGGCTATGGACCTGTCCCATGGTCTGCCCTTCGTTCTCGCCGCAAGGGTTTACGCAGGCGGTGAAGAAGATCTCAAAGATGCCGACATGGTCGTTATCACGGCGGGAGCAAAACAGCGCCCCGGTCAATCTCGCCTGGACCTGCTTAAAGTAAACGCCGCAATAATGAAGAGCATAGCCGATTCGCTGGAGAAGCAATGCGGCTCTGAAATTCCGGTTATGGTGGTTACAAACCCCGTAGATGTGATGACCTATGCCCTTTACCGCTACACGGGCTGGTCCCGTCGTTTGATCTTTGGATCCGGCACCGTGCTGGACAGCGCCAGATTCCGGTACATGCTGAGCAGACATTGTGGAGTGGACTCAAGAAGCGTCCACGCCTATGTTATCGGTGAACACGGTGACAGTGAAGTACCGGCCTGGTCGCTTACCCACATCGCAGGAATCCCTTTTGATACCTACTGCGGGCAATGCAATCGTTGCAATGAAGACCGGGAGAAGGTCAAAAAGACCGTCGAAGAGGAGGTCAGGAATTCGGCGTACCATATCATAGATTACAAAGGAGCCACCTGGTTTGCCGTGGCTCTTGCCATGACCCGCATTACCTCCGCCGTCTTGAGAAACGAGCGCTCCGTCCTGACGGTTTCAACAGTTTTGAAAGGAGAATACGGCCTCAACGACCTTTGCCTCAGCGTGCCCTGCATCGTGGGAAGAAACGGAATAGAGCAGATCATAGAAGCCGACTTAAAAGACCCGGAGAAAGAAGCGTTAAGTCTTTCTGCCGGTGTAATTCACTCGGCCGTCAAAGAACTGTCCTTAGGTTAA
- a CDS encoding DUF6785 family protein → MSGDSNRHIRFWVLIIGVVLCILISWITPWNNIVRQNSPLGGGHFPLVSFFILMFCLLLWNPLAGRISPFLRLSLSEVLLLWAMSAIASTLSHTGFARTFIANITAPGWLQGQERQILKVISEVRREIFPVQEDLIGELLYGMEGAYGLNAFQIFSRIPWDHWITPLLFWGVFLVFLVTTLMGITGIFSHHWIENERMSFPLLRVPEIFVEESEKGSLWRNLFGPFFICGLLIPVTLHLLNGLHTYFPGVPQIPTLLLAQPYIPKEGLLQGFYRAKIYIYPAFIGFASLAPRQVSLSFWLFFVLTSLIPGVLGVFGMHIPDAALGTTFGPVLERVEEMQAVGAYGVFALFLIWLARHHIKAVFRVVARSGRGSDEVFPEGYSGFLSPLGSFMAATVGFIGLCLWFVCVGVDFLSSLVFLVVAFVIYLVSSRIVCQGGLPYYTLTAAPSDGLLSVLHSGHLSPLSIYLCAVVQKVAFLDMRESLQPTLFHASALSKGTSEKRRFLLGIVAATALSLVISTISVIIITYKYGILSFPDTWVLESVSRVHEKALTLIQHPEGPKRWSIFFGVVGAGVMMLVIAGYQRFIWWPLHPIGYLVAYSSAMKILWFSFFLGWLFNVIVMRYGGLQLYHKARWFFIGLIWGDVAMALLWLVIGLFVPISYHVFPL, encoded by the coding sequence ATGAGTGGCGATTCTAATAGGCACATTCGATTCTGGGTTCTTATCATCGGTGTTGTGCTGTGCATTCTTATAAGCTGGATAACGCCGTGGAATAATATCGTTCGTCAGAATTCCCCTCTTGGAGGCGGCCATTTCCCACTGGTGTCCTTTTTCATCCTCATGTTTTGTCTGCTTTTGTGGAATCCTCTGGCCGGGAGAATTTCCCCTTTTCTCAGATTGTCTCTTTCTGAAGTCCTGCTGCTCTGGGCCATGTCCGCAATTGCTTCTACCCTGTCACATACGGGGTTTGCCAGAACCTTTATTGCGAACATAACGGCTCCGGGATGGTTGCAGGGACAGGAGCGGCAGATTTTGAAGGTAATATCGGAGGTGAGAAGAGAGATCTTCCCGGTACAGGAAGACCTCATCGGAGAGCTTCTTTACGGTATGGAAGGGGCTTACGGCCTGAACGCTTTTCAAATTTTTTCTCGCATTCCCTGGGATCACTGGATTACTCCTCTCCTCTTCTGGGGAGTCTTTTTGGTTTTTCTGGTTACCACACTCATGGGGATCACAGGGATCTTTTCCCATCACTGGATAGAAAACGAACGAATGAGCTTTCCGTTGCTTAGGGTTCCGGAGATTTTTGTAGAAGAGTCGGAGAAGGGATCGTTATGGCGAAATCTTTTCGGTCCCTTTTTCATCTGCGGACTTTTGATTCCGGTGACCCTTCACCTTCTCAACGGTCTTCATACCTACTTTCCGGGGGTCCCTCAAATCCCCACTTTACTGCTGGCTCAGCCTTATATTCCAAAAGAAGGCCTTTTACAGGGGTTTTACAGAGCGAAGATTTACATCTATCCTGCTTTCATAGGCTTTGCGTCTTTAGCTCCAAGACAGGTTTCCCTGAGTTTCTGGCTCTTTTTCGTGCTTACTTCCTTGATTCCGGGAGTGCTTGGCGTCTTCGGAATGCACATACCCGATGCAGCTTTGGGAACGACCTTCGGTCCGGTTCTAGAAAGGGTTGAAGAAATGCAGGCGGTGGGCGCCTATGGAGTCTTTGCCCTCTTCCTTATATGGCTTGCAAGGCATCACATCAAAGCGGTTTTCAGGGTGGTAGCTCGCTCTGGAAGAGGTTCCGATGAAGTCTTTCCTGAGGGCTACTCGGGCTTTTTATCACCCTTGGGCTCTTTTATGGCCGCAACTGTCGGATTTATCGGTCTTTGTCTGTGGTTTGTATGTGTCGGTGTCGATTTTTTATCTTCCCTGGTCTTTCTGGTTGTTGCCTTTGTTATTTACCTGGTTTCGTCCCGAATAGTATGTCAGGGTGGATTGCCTTATTATACGTTGACCGCCGCTCCTTCCGACGGCCTTCTTTCGGTGTTACACAGCGGCCATCTGTCCCCGCTTTCGATATACCTCTGTGCGGTGGTGCAGAAGGTTGCTTTTCTGGATATGCGTGAATCCCTTCAGCCGACCCTGTTTCATGCTTCTGCTCTTTCAAAAGGCACTTCAGAAAAGCGGCGCTTTCTCCTGGGTATTGTTGCGGCCACTGCTTTGTCCCTCGTAATTTCAACAATTTCGGTAATTATCATAACCTACAAGTACGGTATACTGAGCTTTCCGGACACCTGGGTTCTTGAGTCCGTATCCCGTGTCCACGAAAAAGCGTTAACGCTGATTCAGCATCCGGAGGGGCCAAAGAGATGGAGCATTTTCTTTGGGGTTGTGGGAGCCGGGGTTATGATGCTTGTTATTGCGGGTTATCAGAGGTTCATATGGTGGCCTTTACATCCAATCGGCTATCTTGTTGCCTACAGTTCGGCCATGAAGATACTCTGGTTTTCCTTTTTTCTGGGCTGGTTGTTCAACGTCATCGTAATGCGTTACGGTGGCCTGCAACTGTATCATAAAGCCCGTTGGTTTTTTATCGGGCTTATCTGGGGTGATGTGGCGATGGCACTTCTTTGGCTTGTGATCGGCCTATTTGTGCCGATTTCGTATCACGTTTTCCCACTTTGA
- a CDS encoding RelA/SpoT family protein: MQTNSQEYWQALRTIKAIAQKCGDEGDRIFEAFEYASALHKDQKRKSGEPYITHPVSVAEIIAREFEILDVTLLCAALLHDTVEDVPHVDLSDLRKRFGQAVADFVDGCTKIGLGHDGNSVYMTHSKILKSASRRLGVLIIKLADRLHNLRTLHYLSSAKRQKIATETLDIYAPLAAKLNIYHLKRELYNLSLMYLYPRKSKKILNHINQISNDPKIVEIRSTLEEALRKLGISAQVRSRCKGLGSYYNAQRKTLEVHNAENYVDFTIVVSSEDELLCYEALGIVNRTYPPLPRTIRDFIASPKANGYRSLHARFHHAGQNYLVKIRTPSMDTWAQYGILRRWREDKEFFREEHDDEIAEFLREIAEYQGPSTHRKELLRYTEGEEIAVYTPKGDLYFLPKESTVLDFAYRIHTQLGDHCRGGLIDGKKVSPVYPLYDGATVEILTTTEVLDVDPEYETICKTLRARAGVQKLIQRRRRFYAEKIGREIFQQIITLLGLKAENANFESMELILKKTGSKSETDLYVKLGQDVLGPEEVRRIVSEIISVERGGFLRFQSRQLAVTIGQIDRAVHKFAYCCKPYPGEDNCMALLSERGVTIHKGECTDAVTRHSIPPDRLFRVDWLLDDPWDSPIVFRITVPGVSLGRLLAKWPDTSEYEVIELAQKLDRYGHASALCLARMKSLRDAKNFFDALTRDFNVSIETYFREKSMNGDRP, encoded by the coding sequence ATGCAAACTAACTCGCAGGAATACTGGCAGGCACTTCGAACCATAAAGGCCATCGCACAGAAGTGCGGTGATGAGGGGGATCGCATTTTTGAAGCCTTTGAATATGCTTCGGCGCTTCACAAGGATCAGAAGAGGAAGTCCGGGGAGCCTTACATCACTCATCCCGTGTCCGTTGCGGAGATTATAGCCAGAGAATTCGAAATCCTGGATGTAACGCTTCTGTGTGCCGCCCTTTTGCACGATACGGTTGAGGATGTACCTCATGTTGACCTATCGGACCTGAGAAAGAGATTCGGCCAGGCCGTTGCCGATTTCGTTGACGGATGCACAAAGATCGGGCTGGGGCACGACGGTAACTCTGTTTACATGACTCACAGCAAAATTCTAAAGAGTGCAAGCCGTCGCCTTGGCGTTCTCATAATAAAACTTGCCGACAGGCTTCATAATCTTCGCACACTTCATTATCTGAGCTCTGCGAAACGGCAGAAAATCGCAACGGAAACCCTTGATATCTATGCACCTCTGGCGGCAAAGCTGAACATCTATCATCTCAAACGAGAGCTTTATAACCTCTCTCTTATGTATCTCTATCCCCGCAAAAGCAAAAAGATTCTCAACCATATAAATCAGATCAGTAACGACCCCAAGATTGTAGAAATAAGGAGTACTCTGGAAGAAGCTCTGAGGAAGCTGGGTATTTCCGCACAGGTTAGAAGTAGATGCAAGGGACTGGGAAGTTACTATAATGCTCAGCGAAAAACTCTGGAAGTGCATAATGCTGAGAATTACGTCGATTTCACAATTGTCGTAAGTTCCGAAGATGAACTCCTCTGTTACGAAGCTCTCGGGATTGTAAACCGAACCTACCCGCCGTTGCCCCGTACCATCAGAGATTTTATTGCAAGCCCCAAGGCCAACGGTTATCGGAGCCTTCACGCAAGGTTTCATCATGCAGGGCAGAATTATCTGGTAAAGATCAGAACTCCATCAATGGATACATGGGCGCAGTACGGCATATTGAGGAGGTGGAGAGAGGATAAGGAGTTTTTCCGCGAGGAGCATGATGACGAAATAGCGGAGTTTTTGAGGGAGATAGCCGAATACCAGGGACCCTCTACGCATCGCAAGGAGCTTTTGAGGTACACCGAGGGTGAAGAGATAGCCGTCTATACCCCGAAAGGCGACCTTTATTTTCTGCCGAAGGAAAGCACGGTTCTGGATTTTGCCTATCGCATTCATACTCAACTGGGCGATCATTGCAGGGGAGGGCTGATAGACGGGAAGAAGGTTTCCCCTGTTTACCCGCTTTATGACGGCGCAACCGTTGAAATCCTTACGACGACCGAAGTGCTCGATGTGGATCCGGAATACGAAACGATATGCAAGACTCTGAGGGCGAGAGCGGGTGTTCAGAAGTTGATTCAGAGAAGAAGGAGATTTTACGCAGAAAAGATCGGGCGTGAGATTTTTCAGCAGATTATCACCCTGCTTGGTTTGAAGGCCGAAAACGCTAATTTTGAAAGCATGGAATTGATACTCAAAAAAACGGGCTCCAAAAGTGAAACGGATCTTTACGTAAAACTGGGTCAGGATGTTCTCGGACCCGAAGAGGTTCGAAGGATAGTTTCGGAGATTATTTCCGTTGAAAGGGGCGGTTTCCTTCGTTTTCAAAGCAGGCAGTTAGCTGTAACGATTGGTCAGATTGACCGGGCTGTTCACAAGTTTGCCTATTGTTGCAAACCCTATCCCGGTGAAGACAACTGCATGGCCCTTCTGAGTGAAAGAGGGGTGACAATCCACAAGGGTGAATGCACCGATGCGGTAACCCGGCATTCCATTCCCCCGGACAGACTGTTCCGTGTTGATTGGCTTCTTGATGACCCATGGGATTCTCCTATTGTATTCAGAATAACGGTTCCGGGGGTATCGCTGGGAAGGCTTCTCGCAAAATGGCCCGATACTTCCGAGTACGAAGTTATCGAGCTTGCACAAAAGCTCGACAGGTACGGGCATGCGTCGGCCCTCTGCCTTGCAAGGATGAAAAGTTTGCGGGACGCAAAAAACTTTTTCGACGCTCTTACCAGAGATTTTAATGTCAGCATTGAGACGTATTTCCGGGAAAAATCAATGAATGGTGACAGACCTTAA
- a CDS encoding YhbY family RNA-binding protein has protein sequence MGLEVYWLKGIRQVKGSDRRSSADPDPVKLAEENWRPLPERNLTGRERRELNRKAQSLRPCVQIGNRGVTREVIGEIRRQLLIHELIKVKWATLSKEDGDKREQAEELAQKVGAHLISLIGKTLVLYRQKEQANQ, from the coding sequence GTGGGACTGGAAGTTTACTGGCTAAAGGGCATCAGACAGGTAAAGGGATCAGACAGAAGAAGTTCAGCAGACCCGGATCCGGTGAAGCTTGCGGAAGAAAATTGGCGTCCTTTACCGGAGAGGAATTTAACGGGGCGCGAAAGACGGGAGCTTAACAGAAAGGCACAGTCCCTGAGGCCCTGCGTTCAGATCGGAAATCGAGGTGTGACCAGGGAAGTTATCGGGGAAATCCGCCGTCAACTGCTTATTCACGAACTCATAAAGGTAAAGTGGGCCACTCTTTCAAAAGAAGACGGTGATAAGCGAGAGCAAGCGGAGGAATTGGCCCAAAAGGTCGGAGCTCATCTGATTTCCCTTATAGGGAAAACCCTGGTACTTTACCGCCAGAAAGAACAGGCCAATCAATAG
- a CDS encoding peptide transporter: MKEDRELREYRELLKPPDHFEDGFGWKAVFGALFIGFVMMPGSMYLNLVIGTGVGPAARWVTVILFGEVAKRAYTRLRQQEVFVLYYMAGAALSSPFSGLLWNQYIVQSEAARVLGLTHLIPSWVAPPPGSESYVERTFFHRDWLVPILLMIGFELIQAVDHFGLGYALYRLTSDVERLPFPMAPVGALGTMALTESANREETSWRWRVFSIGGVIGLIFGFIYVLIPSASGVILVEPIRILPIPWIELTPYTEDFLPAVATGIQLDLGLMFLGMVLPFWAVMGGLIGFIITMIANPILYRKGILYHWHKGMETVDTVFANNFDFYMSFGIGLGLAIAVAGIVHVMVMLRKAGHKEPLGERFKRLFTPPPGRGDFSIWIALAIYVASTTAYILLCNYLVPGFPIIFLVAYGFIYTPIISYISARMEGVAGQFVSLPMVREMSFIAASRFFGYHGIGIWYAPIPIHNYGKATVKFREIELTGTSFRSIIKAEIFVFPVVMISSLLFSQYLWHLAPIPSSHYPYAQELWHLQALNTLLLQSATVEGDSPFFQALKLSYVLWGLGLGVLTYWLLAVLNLPIMLIYGVTRGLGQTTPHGVFLEVIGALLGRYYFIKKYGLRWRHYAPVLLAGFSCGMGIMGMIGMGFTLIMRSLSKLAY, from the coding sequence GTGAAAGAAGACAGAGAACTGAGGGAATACAGAGAGCTTCTAAAGCCGCCGGATCATTTTGAAGACGGCTTTGGATGGAAGGCCGTTTTCGGGGCTCTTTTTATCGGTTTTGTCATGATGCCGGGCTCTATGTATCTGAACCTGGTCATTGGAACGGGTGTGGGGCCTGCGGCAAGGTGGGTTACGGTTATTCTGTTTGGAGAGGTGGCCAAGAGAGCTTATACCCGGCTAAGGCAGCAGGAGGTTTTCGTACTTTACTATATGGCCGGAGCCGCTCTTTCCTCTCCTTTTTCGGGTCTTCTCTGGAATCAGTACATAGTGCAGTCCGAGGCGGCGAGAGTCCTGGGGCTTACGCACTTAATACCCTCCTGGGTTGCCCCGCCTCCCGGTTCCGAGTCCTATGTTGAAAGGACTTTCTTCCATCGTGATTGGCTTGTTCCTATACTTTTGATGATAGGCTTTGAGCTTATCCAGGCGGTGGATCATTTCGGCCTGGGGTATGCGCTCTACAGGCTCACGTCGGATGTTGAGAGGCTTCCCTTTCCCATGGCTCCTGTGGGAGCTCTCGGGACAATGGCCCTTACCGAGTCGGCCAACAGAGAGGAAACGAGCTGGAGATGGAGGGTCTTTTCAATAGGCGGCGTTATAGGATTGATTTTCGGATTCATCTATGTGCTTATACCGTCTGCTTCGGGCGTTATTCTCGTGGAACCCATCCGCATTCTTCCCATTCCGTGGATAGAGCTCACTCCTTACACGGAGGATTTCCTTCCCGCCGTAGCTACCGGTATCCAGCTCGATCTCGGTTTAATGTTTCTCGGTATGGTTCTACCTTTCTGGGCGGTTATGGGGGGACTTATAGGTTTCATTATAACGATGATAGCAAACCCCATTCTTTATCGTAAGGGCATTCTCTATCACTGGCACAAGGGAATGGAGACGGTTGATACCGTGTTTGCCAATAACTTCGATTTTTACATGAGCTTCGGTATAGGGCTGGGACTGGCAATTGCCGTGGCAGGTATCGTCCACGTAATGGTAATGTTGCGGAAGGCCGGACATAAGGAACCTCTGGGTGAGAGGTTTAAAAGGCTTTTTACTCCGCCTCCCGGCCGTGGCGATTTCAGCATATGGATTGCCCTGGCCATCTACGTGGCTTCAACGACTGCTTATATCCTGCTTTGTAATTACCTGGTTCCGGGATTTCCGATTATTTTCCTCGTAGCCTACGGGTTTATTTACACGCCTATCATCTCTTACATATCGGCAAGGATGGAAGGTGTGGCAGGGCAGTTTGTCAGTTTACCCATGGTTCGGGAAATGAGCTTCATTGCAGCGTCCCGGTTTTTCGGCTACCACGGTATAGGCATATGGTATGCGCCGATACCTATTCACAATTACGGAAAGGCGACGGTCAAGTTTCGCGAAATTGAGCTGACGGGGACCAGCTTTAGGAGCATTATCAAGGCGGAGATTTTCGTTTTTCCTGTGGTCATGATATCAAGTCTGCTTTTTTCACAGTATCTGTGGCATCTCGCGCCAATCCCTTCCAGTCATTATCCTTATGCTCAGGAGCTATGGCATCTTCAGGCTTTGAACACTCTCCTCCTTCAGAGTGCTACGGTTGAGGGGGATTCACCATTTTTCCAGGCTTTGAAGCTGTCTTATGTCCTCTGGGGACTGGGGCTGGGGGTTCTGACCTACTGGTTGCTTGCAGTGCTTAACCTCCCGATAATGCTTATCTACGGGGTCACCAGAGGACTGGGACAGACCACGCCACACGGCGTATTTCTCGAGGTAATAGGGGCCCTGCTGGGCAGGTATTATTTTATAAAAAAATACGGACTCAGGTGGCGTCACTACGCGCCGGTTCTCCTCGCAGGATTTTCATGCGGGATGGGCATCATGGGCATGATAGGCATGGGGTTTACTCTCATAATGAGATCACTTAGCAAGCTTGCATATTGA